A single genomic interval of Rosistilla ulvae harbors:
- the ccoS gene encoding cbb3-type cytochrome oxidase assembly protein CcoS, whose amino-acid sequence MSVLFVALPLALALGAAGMIACVYCIRGGQYDDLETPAVRILIDDRDTRPQPTKAAESDLDRRGSADPDG is encoded by the coding sequence ATGAGCGTGTTGTTTGTCGCCTTGCCGCTGGCGCTTGCCCTGGGCGCAGCTGGCATGATCGCCTGCGTGTACTGCATCCGCGGCGGACAATACGACGACTTAGAAACCCCGGCGGTACGGATCTTGATCGACGACCGCGACACGCGCCCCCAGCCGACGAAGGCCGCGGAAAGCGATCTCGATCGACGCGGTTCCGCCGATCCCGATGGCTGA
- a CDS encoding c-type cytochrome, which translates to MKTTTYALLLIGLAALTGCEKPYVAEFEPNMVLAELVSMSVEEPMDQALAETQTALTRLFGTPDDPKLPDFLLEDPDLGTLVSMDNLVAASGSPSEQGRGLYRQHCSTCHGITGNGRGTTAALLDPYPRDYRMGKYKFKSTRRGSKPLREDLHFAITHGLDGTAMVAIPELNKNPEDVEALIDYVMYLTWRGEVERALLEEAELIDFAAGETLFDNAMVDKYLQKYKDDFDPETLTDEAQIEEYEMFAEQWEFIQDLTFGAVEGWLDAEDAVVEVPEPEDVPVPATIDEVVAAAKAPGDSPLKQSIQRGKELFITERAACAKCHGPKGWGDGTNKDYDDWTKDWTLQRGIDPTDEAAQIPLIARGVLPPRLIKARDFRQGLYRGGADPELLYLRIAAGIDGTPMPAASLEPNQIWDLVNYIRSLREDAPMSIQ; encoded by the coding sequence ATGAAAACGACTACCTACGCATTGCTGCTGATCGGTTTGGCTGCTTTGACTGGCTGCGAAAAGCCTTATGTTGCGGAATTCGAACCGAACATGGTCTTGGCCGAACTGGTGTCGATGTCGGTCGAAGAGCCGATGGATCAAGCGTTGGCGGAAACGCAGACCGCGCTTACGCGATTGTTCGGGACTCCCGACGATCCGAAACTGCCCGACTTCCTTCTCGAGGATCCTGATCTCGGAACGCTGGTCAGCATGGATAATTTGGTCGCCGCATCGGGTTCGCCCAGCGAACAGGGCCGCGGGCTGTATCGCCAACATTGCTCGACCTGCCACGGCATCACCGGCAACGGTCGCGGCACGACCGCCGCACTGCTTGATCCCTATCCTCGCGACTATCGGATGGGGAAATACAAATTTAAGAGCACCCGCCGCGGTTCGAAGCCGCTGCGTGAAGATCTCCATTTTGCGATCACCCACGGACTCGACGGGACCGCGATGGTGGCGATCCCCGAACTGAATAAGAATCCCGAAGATGTCGAAGCGTTGATCGATTACGTGATGTATCTGACATGGCGTGGCGAAGTCGAACGGGCGCTGTTGGAAGAGGCGGAATTGATCGACTTTGCCGCTGGCGAAACGCTGTTCGACAACGCGATGGTCGACAAATATCTGCAGAAATACAAAGACGACTTCGATCCCGAAACGCTCACCGATGAAGCTCAAATCGAAGAGTACGAGATGTTCGCCGAGCAGTGGGAATTCATCCAGGACCTCACCTTTGGCGCCGTCGAGGGTTGGTTGGACGCCGAGGATGCAGTCGTCGAAGTCCCCGAACCCGAAGACGTTCCCGTACCGGCAACGATCGACGAGGTCGTGGCCGCGGCGAAGGCGCCGGGCGATTCGCCCTTGAAGCAATCGATCCAACGCGGCAAAGAGCTGTTCATCACCGAACGCGCTGCATGTGCCAAGTGCCACGGCCCCAAGGGCTGGGGCGACGGAACCAACAAAGACTACGACGACTGGACCAAAGACTGGACGTTGCAACGCGGTATCGATCCGACCGACGAAGCGGCTCAGATCCCATTGATCGCTCGCGGCGTCCTGCCACCACGACTGATCAAGGCTCGCGATTTCCGCCAGGGCTTGTACCGCGGCGGTGCCGATCCGGAGCTATTGTATCTGCGGATCGCCGCAGGCATCGACGGCACGCCAATGCCCGCTGCCAGTTTGGAACCGAACCAGATCTGGGACTTGGTCAACTACATCCGCTCGCTGCGTGAAGACGCGCCGATGTCGATCCAGTAG